The Musa acuminata AAA Group cultivar baxijiao chromosome BXJ1-8, Cavendish_Baxijiao_AAA, whole genome shotgun sequence genomic sequence TTCCGAGATGACATGGGAACAGAACCCGAACATGGAATCCGGAACTACTCATCAAGTGATAACTCCAAAGGCGCCGCCTTTTCACTAGAAATCCTGCAAGAATCTGAACGCCGACGTCAAAGACGAAAGCAGGCCATCAAATACATCCGCCCCATGgacaaaaaggaaaacaaaaacctAACTTTCCTTTTATTCATCCGACTCCAAGCAAAGACCATCAGACGACCAACTCCAAGGCACAGGAAAGAAGAAGCTCTTGAGAAGACTGCTCGCCCATGCCATGAGCGGTCGGCTCTGTGGTTCCCTGCTCCCGGTCTCGAGGTCGGGAAATGGTGAGGAGCTTTGGGCAACACACCGAATGAAAGGGGCTACAGCAGcaggagagcgagagagagagagggcgagaTGGGATGAGAGCATTGAATGCAATAAATACTAGTTCCTGGTTGGAGGCAGGTGTAGGTGGGAATTTTAATGAGACATAAATGCACTATGTTTCTGTGCCTGGATCTGCGCGCACATGTTCTTCAATTCGAATTCTTCAGCAAGGTGAGTGCCAACTTTCCTTTGCACTCTCTGCACCACTTGTTGTGTTTGCATGAAAAGAATCCTCTGTTCTGGAGGCTCAATAAACTGTGCCACATCAAATAATGGTCTTAATTCCTTTTATTTCATATATTTGATCATGAGCTTACCAGacagcaaaaaaaaaagggaagaaaatgaACAATTACATAAGAAATGTTGTGGATTGTCATACAATAGGAACCATAAATAGGCCAAGAAGCACAACACATACTCAGGATTCTAGACAACCAAATCAGAAgttgatacatgttttgattATTGAGAAGACATATAAGTTTAGAATGTGAAAAGCCATATTATCAGTATCATTGAGAAGACATCATCATCTTTAGATTCAAGTTTCCCAACACATTGCTTGTCCCAAGAAACTAAATTGTTGCACTCTCTCATCCCAATGACAAGCTGAAGGACTTGCCGATATTTTTGTTTTTGGCATACATTACACCTTTGCTGAATCTTACAAGTTTTGTGAGGAGCAGCAGGCAAAGAGAAGGCCTAAATTATGATCACCAAATACACAATTTATTTCGAAGTATAAACAGCTAATGTAGGAGTTGCTTTGTCTCAAATCTGCCAAGAAGACAAACAAACAGATCTGTTTTAGCAGAATAAGTTCTCTGAACGAAGAGGGCTTTTTTAGGAGATCATTCATCCTAGTAATATTCTGCCACAAACACATGTAATCTTGAAGATGCTCCATGATCTGTTACATGACTCCCAACTCTATATGTTCAAATATTAAGACTTTGTAATGCAATTGATCTATTTATTTtatgtttcttttcctttcttgatctttctcttctcctttgcCTCCTCTCACTCACTGCTTATTGTCTTTCCAGTTGTGTGCAAGTTGAAAGAGAGAGTCTGACTCTCTAAAGACTAAAGGCATCAGCTTCAAGTTTCTTCTTCCTTCCACTGGCTGTCTTGTGACCTTTGACTGCCAGTGGTAACTCAGGAAGATGGTTGCAActtcaaagaaaagaaagacaGCAGCTACTCTATTCCTGTTCTTGTCTTTGACTTTTTCGATACAACTTTCTTACATAGTTTAAACAACAGTTACTGCAGCAGAATTTGTTCATTCAGTATGATGAGCTCTTCATGAATAGACTTCACATGAACCATTTCCCTGTTTCCCATGAGAGTGGGAGAAACCATGGAAAGCTTTCAAAAGAAACAGTTTATCTGATCATGCATGTGAGCATTGGCCTGCATGACATTCTCAGATAATTGAAAAGAAGATGTGCTGCAGATCTTTGACATAAACTATTGTGGCCTTCAGAAACATGAGCCTACTTTACATCAAACACTTTTGCTGTGGGTTGATGAAGTCAACACACTATCTGGAATCAATGCATGTGGAAGATTATAAATATTAAACTGATTGCTGAAAACGATAAGAAAATAGGATCATATGGTGTCACCACTAGTAGAGTTTCAGTCTGTAAACATGATTTACTTGCTGCAGAAGAAGAATCTGTCCTTTGCTCCACTCCAAATTTTCTGAATGCTTCTTCCTTGTTGAATGCATCTGTGAAGACTATGAAGATTGTTCATGTTTTGTGCAAAACCAGTAGATTAGCTGAGTGGTCACAAGATTTGACAGTTGACATTAATGCCCAGATTTGTCTTGACCATCCACTTGCTCATTGATTGCCTTTCAAATTGCCACTACAGTTGGatgaaatttttttattgtaCTCCCTAAAAAAGAATGGGTTAGTGTTTAGTGTGCCTCATACTTTTTTGAAGTGTAATAGCTGTGATATTCTAAAGTAATGAGACACTGATTTGGAGGAACTTGAGATTATCATATTGCAAAACAATTCTTTGGTCAATGGTTGAACTATCTATCACATGAAGCCTAAGAGTTGCAGAATAAAGCCTTGGTCTATGGTTGGTCAGGAAGTGTTGCAGATTCTGACAACAAAGTATTGCATATTATTTCCAAACCATTCAACACATAGATCCATAAAACATGACTAtcctataaaatatttttaataaatataaaattcttgATGTCCTCCACTTCAACTATTCAAATTTTCTCCATGAGTATGATATGACCAAAAGACAGACTTGTAATGAAGGAAGAAATTAGTTTGTTTACTCACTGTGCAGCCTTCAATATGATTCTCAAAGGACATCACCCACATGTTTGTATTATTTTTTTGGGAGACACTAAAAGTAGATTCTACCTTAGAAGCTTGTCCTCAGGTGGACATGGATACCTTAGAATGAGCTTGAGAATCAAAAGCAAAGTAGGTTGTAGGTTGAATGCAGATGAATATTTTTGAAGTCTATTCATTTTCTAGTCCAATAGCAAGTCCTTTTACCTATTCTTatatgaaggaaaaaagaaaccaaaaaaatacttgtcttctccttcctcttgATCACCAAATCTCACTTTCAAAGATGCCAATCAGTGTTGCTGCTAACCTGGGTTGGCAACTTTAGGTGAGAATATTACTATTTCTAACTTGCAGTGGTTGGGAAATGCAATTAGATTCTTAGATGAAATAAGCACTGATCATTTACACTTGTAGTGTTTCCATTTAGTGCTTCTATGTTTCAGAAATCCACCAAAGTGAATTCTCTTGATTTATGATAACCTTTtccttcctctcttcctctcaATCTGCAAACTGTTATGACCCCCCCCCCCATTCattttcttcttccctttcttccacTTTCAACTTATTTGTAATATCttatttcatttttcttcaaCAATTTGTGAAATCCAAGTTCCAAAAAGATTCTTTCACCTTATATAGGTCTACAACAAGTTCTTGTTGTCCTCAAATTAGCACCTAGAAAAGAAAACTCTTGCCTGTAGATTCCCAATCTTTTGCATCACAAAACATCAAACCTTCTTCACTGACCACCACCATGGCTCTCACAAGCTTCTTGTGCAAAGGAGTGTGCATGGCTCCTAAGCTTGTTTTCATTTATGAGGAAGGTGTGTTGACCCTATCCAATGGTTAGAGAACAATGGATGCAACTGTTCATAATAGGTTTCTTGATGACATATATTTATCTTGTGTATTCATTATCCTTTCATCTTTGATTTCGATGATGAGTTGTTATCATCAAGTGATTGATGCttgcaaaaagaaaattttcatgtttGAATCAAAGTGagtttcaataaaaataaaatttatttaattttctccGATCCAATCGAGGTTAAGTAATTTCTTTGGTAGCCGAATTATCTGTATATCGATACTTATTATCTgagataattaatataataatttgtatatttataaattaattaatttgtttCGATGATGATCTAATTTTAGTATTAGGAGGAGAagataggaagagaagagaagaggagatgTGGCCTCAAAGCTTATCGCCACCTCCAATTCCTCCGCACCACACAATCCATTGGGCAATGAAACCAACTCCTGCCAAGTATACTCGTGAGGCGTTCCCTTTCTTGGCCTTTACCTCAGCggcagcctcctcctcctcctcctcctcctcttgcgtTCTTCTCGccattctctctctttctctacttCAGCTTCTCTGCATCTGGATCTCCATTGCATCCGCGATGGACCCGTCGGAGCTGAAACGGGTCTTCCAGATGTTCGACCGCAACGGCGACGGCCGCATCACCAAGGCGGAGCTCACCGACTCGTTGGAGAACCTGGGGATCCTCGTCCCCGAGGCGGAGCTGGCGTCCATGATCGAGAGGATCGACGCCAACGGCGACGGTTGCGTGGACGTGGAGGAGTTCGGCACGCtctaccgcaccatcatggacgaGCGGGACGAGGAGGAGGACATGCGCGAGGCCTTCAACGTGTTCGACCGCAACGGCGACGGGTTCATCACCGTGGAGGAGCTGCGCTCCGTGCTCGCCTCCCTCGGCCTCAAGCAAGGCCGCACCGCCGAGGACTGCCGGAAGATGATCAACGAGGTGGACGTGGACGGTGACGGCGTCGTCAACTTTAAGGAGTTCAAGCAGATGATGAAGGGTGGCGGGTTCGCAGCTCCCAGCTAATGGCTGCCTCCTCGGAAGAATCAGGATGTAGATAGCGATGACGACGACGGATTTGGATTGGACGAAGGAAGCATGCAAGCAGATGAGTTCAACCCACATAACGTAGCATCCGGTCACCGCCACACCACTATAGATTGCTCTATAGATCGCACTGTTTCTGTATCAGCATGTCTCTATTTCATTCCAtgtttaattaatattatataatattttattgtacATATCAGTATTTTTttcctaaatattttttaaaaaataaatatggagATTTACCActtgtttaataatttaatgtaTTGACCAACCTACATTTTTATTGATAtttatacatttttattttttaaatgatattttgacctataataataataagattttagtttgaattatatatatatatatattgttttattTCTGAGTCTGATTAATAATAATGCTATTTTATTTGTTTCATATTCTCATATATTTTGAGTTAAACTAATCAATtaaaatcatatttaataattattaatatatgCTTTATCAAAAGTTTTAAGGATAATATACATTATTTTAAGTTTTATGAAACtctaaaaaataatcaaataaccaaaagaaattataataaaaataatacagtAAGCTCTGCCGCAAAGAGGTTTGCTGCGGTGGGAGGCTTCATCACCGTTGAATTCCCATCGCCTCCCCGATCAGATCTCGTATCCAACGGCCAGCAGGAAAAGGATGCGTTTAGTACGCTTTCGCCACCCCATTTCCTTCTTCCCCGTTCGGAATGGAAGCGGTGAAGCAGTTGGATCCGCCAAACAAACTCGTTGATTCTTGATCCGTCAAGAAAAGGTTGCGAGAAATCAGGTGATTTTGCCTCCTTCCCTCTCTGTGATCGAATTCTGGAAGAATCAAGACTGTGCTCGCCTCGATTAGAGAATCAGAAAGGAAGTCTTGCTCGTGTTGTCGTTGATGTGCTCATTGGTTGTAGAGTTTTGATGATTTGAGTAATTTGGTTCTGTCGATGCGTGGCTTTGCGTATCATTTGAAGTTTTCCTTTTCTCATTTGTTTTGTAGAATGATTAGGCTAAAAAaaatcactttttttttcttctcattatAAGCCCTGTTTTGTTCCGTTTGAGTGAATGCGAtcgattgatgattattccacagATTATGCATGCTGTTGCCTGTCACCGGCTTGTGCTATGGTTCACCCTTTTTTTCTACTTGCAACATGAATTGCTTGCGGTGCTAATATATGGAAAACCATCTGAAGATATTGATGCTTTTCTAGTTGTTCCTTGTGCCAGCTTGTCTATTTAGGAGTCATTGCACTGATTCTGATTGGTACTGGTTCATAAACTTTGGTTAGAAGGTGCGATGGATGTCCCAGAATCAGATTGTGGATTTGTAAACGAGAGTGAGCCGTTGTTTCATTGCAATCAATGTGACAAGGAGTTGGTGCGGAAGATAGCACAATTACTGCTTCCTGGATTGGCCGCAGCTTGTGTTGACAATACCACTGGTCTGTTCAAGAGTGCAGCTTCTGTTGCTGTTGTTACGAGGAAGGAGATGGTGGACTATCTCAAGCAAAGAAGTCAAATGTATGTCACGGAAGCTGTAGGCCAAGGAGATGATATTGCGAATATGGTGGAAGAATTTTCTGATGAACCAACTGAAATCATATCCGGTTTTGTTGATGATTTTGCAAGTTCAAAACGGAACTTGTTCAGTCGTGTTTCGGGTTGGTTGTCCAGCGAAAGCCGAGAAGACAAGTTTGATGATTTTGTGCAGGAAATGGAGACAAATGTGTTCTGGTCAATTGATCGGAGGGAAGCCATTGCAGAAATCCTGATCAGGAATGTGGACTTGAAGAGAGCATTCCACTGTTCAAAAAAGTTTGACTCTGCTCAACAGCTTGCTGAGCATGAAACCCAATGTAGCTTCAGGATATTAGGTTGCACAAACGAGGGATGCAAGGTTAAATTTTCTGCTATTCATGCAGAAAAGCATGACTCAGAATGCCCTTTTAAGGTCATTCCATGCGAGCAAAAGTGCTCAGAGAGAATAGTGAGGCATGACATGGACAGACATTGCATAACCATATGCCCCATGAAGCTTGTCAACTGCCCTTTCTACCAAGTTGGTTGTCATTCTGCTTTCCCACTGTGTAATCTTGAGAAGCACTGTTCAGAATGTCTACGGTCACACCTACTGTACGTTCTTCAAGTGCTTCACAAGCAGGAGGCTTCGGTGGAAGAGCTAAGACAGCGTGTGCAACTCTTGGAAAAGGTTTATTTTTTTCTCAGATTGctgttctcttgcttatttttatattcacaagcaaatatTTATCGTGTCTCCTTTGTCACATACAGTTAGTAGTTGCATTGTCAAACATGTTTGTGAAAATTACAATATGACAAAAACACTTATACATAGATATATGATGACTTATGAATTTGCAGATTCTATGGCTAACCAAGGATCTATTTAGTTCACAGTTTACATGTGCGCATATACTCGACCAACATTAAGTAATTGCAACTATGTGACATGTTGTTTTTCAACAGTGCTCAAGAGAATAATACAAAGAGATCTTGTTCATGCAAAAGTTCATCAATTATTTGTGGATTTTCTCAAAAAATTACTGAATCTTATGACTATGCTTGTGATTCCATTGCCTCTCTCTTCTGTGATCCATTTCTGCAACCTTAGCTACATCTATTTTGTACGTAATCAACCAGCGGTCCTTTGTTGTTGTCCTTTACACTGTTTACCTGTTACAATTTCTCTTACTGAAGTGCCTTTCCACACTTGTGTTACAGCCAAACCATTGCTGCTCCTAGGCCCTTAACTACTGCTACCCTCGCTCCATGTCCTTATGTCCCAACCTACTTCCGAGTTACCTCACATTACTTTAGTGTGAGATCTCAGTTTTTGACATTTTGATTCAACCATGGCACCATGCTAAGATATTATCTTACTTGTTCACAATTTCCTGTTCATGGGTGCTTCGTTTTCTGGATTTCTTAATGCTGGAGAGCAATTTATGGTTTCTCATATATGGTTATTCACCAAATATTGTCTCAAATAAACAAGTCCAGTAATATGCATAGGTGCATGCATATCCTCATTCAGATCAATGCCACATAAAGATCAACATGCATAAAGCACACTGTGGTGACCTCTGGAACTCCCTCTGAGTTTCTGGTTTTTTATTCTGGTTAGCCATTTTTTGTTAGCATATTGAATTTGCCTTTTTTCTGATGATGGTTCTCTCAATCAAACTAGAGATGAGTAAATCTTCTGTATCAAGGGCTTAAATCATGGTCCAAAACCAGTTTTGATAACTGTTTGGACCATTTAAACAGCTGTATATTGGGCATATGCCAACCTGTGCCGCTCGGTAACaccagaaaaaataaataaaaactaaatatccACACCGATGCCAACAATGTCATCCAGTAAACACTGGTCGATATGTACTGATTTGACTGGTAATTGAAGCCTTGGTTTGGATAACTGCAGTGCTGTAAATATCAGTTCTTTTTTTGGATTTGATTGGACATATTGAATGGATTGATGTGCCATTGGATTCTTCTTAGATAAGGACATTTTCCTGAGTGTTGGATTCTTGTTTTATATATTAGCCCAGCATgttcctcttttttatttttgtgtttgtGCCATGGTAGCCATTATTGTGTGCATTTTGTTACTGTAATCCACACTGCAAGGATTTAATAAATAGTGTTAACAAGAAAAAGTTTCCTAGGACCTACCGAAGATCTTGAAAGTTTGCAGCTATACACAAACTACAAATGCAATCATGAAAAATTGTCAAAATTAGAAGAAAACAATCTGTATGACGAAAGTCATTATTTCTACACACCAGGTAAGATGTTAATTCATGTAGGCATGTTAAGTTTGTTGATGTTAGGGAAGATCTTCTTGTGAGCTTAAAGTGCTGCTTCACAGAGAAGGCAAGCATCAGCACACCATTAGAACAAGTGGAGCCTTTTTCCAACATGATAGTGACTACAAAGCCGTGCACTCTTTCTTGCATATCATCTTTTCAAAGTCGATAGTGACtacatttttttttccctttagtgCTATATTCtaaaaccaatccaaatataatcTAGCTCCATTGTAAATCTTGTTTATCATGTGGATGGTTTGGCAATTCTTGTATGCATTAATGTCAAGTGTCCAGATATTTAGAAAAATTCAAACACAGAAACTACTATAAACTTGCAACACCACACAAATTTGTATTATGCAAATGTTTCTCATGTGGATATAATCTGATATGCTTACCACGTTGGAATAATGATTTGCTATATAAATCCATAAAGAACAGACCTGATGTGGAAGTCCATATAGGAAATTTCAATAACTTTTGGGTATAATGATGATCAAGGATTAAAATCTTGGTCCAATGCTATAGTGGTTACCGATTGGACTAGTACAGGATCGGTATGGTTTGAACCGTTTGGTACTAACGATACCAACAGAACCCTTTaaagtatctatatatatatatacacacacacacacttaggTTGAATTTCATCCTTACTCAACGGGTGGGTCTTGCAGCCAAGCTCCCTTTTGCCTTTGCACTCGAGGGTCAATCTCCGTCCggcacgaagaaacctttgcatgCCTCTGTTACCTTTCAGGAGGTCTATGCCC encodes the following:
- the LOC103995989 gene encoding calmodulin-like protein 3; the encoded protein is MDPSELKRVFQMFDRNGDGRITKAELTDSLENLGILVPEAELASMIERIDANGDGCVDVEEFGTLYRTIMDERDEEEDMREAFNVFDRNGDGFITVEELRSVLASLGLKQGRTAEDCRKMINEVDVDGDGVVNFKEFKQMMKGGGFAAPS
- the LOC103995988 gene encoding uncharacterized protein LOC103995988, which gives rise to MDVPESDCGFVNESEPLFHCNQCDKELVRKIAQLLLPGLAAACVDNTTGLFKSAASVAVVTRKEMVDYLKQRSQMYVTEAVGQGDDIANMVEEFSDEPTEIISGFVDDFASSKRNLFSRVSGWLSSESREDKFDDFVQEMETNVFWSIDRREAIAEILIRNVDLKRAFHCSKKFDSAQQLAEHETQCSFRILGCTNEGCKVKFSAIHAEKHDSECPFKVIPCEQKCSERIVRHDMDRHCITICPMKLVNCPFYQVGCHSAFPLCNLEKHCSECLRSHLLYVLQVLHKQEASVEELRQRVQLLEKSHTLSELSEALDVRSLTLVIKEQEAKMKKLERDLSNIRDNQKLAKNVK